One genomic region from Victivallis lenta encodes:
- a CDS encoding PLP-dependent transferase, translating into LFSILANVGDAKSLIIHPASTTHSQLSDEDQRKAGLTPELVRLSIGLEHVDDIIAALDDALILI; encoded by the coding sequence GGCTGTTCAGCATTCTCGCCAATGTCGGGGACGCCAAGAGCCTGATCATCCATCCGGCGAGCACGACCCACTCGCAGCTCTCCGACGAGGACCAGCGCAAGGCCGGACTCACGCCCGAACTCGTTCGCCTTTCCATCGGACTCGAACACGTTGACGACATCATCGCCGCTCTCGAC